The following proteins are co-located in the Thermus thermophilus HB8 genome:
- the serS gene encoding serine--tRNA ligase, with protein sequence MVDLKRLRQEPEVFHRAIREKGVALDLEALLALDQEVQELKKRLQEVQTERNQVAKRVPKAPPEEKEALIARGRALGEEAKRLEEALREKEAQLEALLLQVPLPPWPGAPVGGEEANREIKRVGSPPEFSFPPLDHVALMEKNGWWEPRISQVSGSRSYALKGDLALYELALLRFAMDFMARRGFLPMTLPSYAREKAFLGTGHFPAYRDQVWAIAETDLYLTGTAEVVLNALHSGEILPYEALPLRYAGYAPAFRSEAGSFGKDVRGLMRVHQFHKVEQYVLTEASLEASDRAFQELLENAEEILRLLELPYRLVEVATGDMGPGKWRQVDVEVYLPSEGRYRETHSCSALLDWQARRANLRYRDPEGRVRYAYTLNNTALATPRILAMLLENHQLQDGRVRVPKALVPYMGKEVLEPCG encoded by the coding sequence ATGGTGGACCTCAAGCGCCTGCGCCAGGAACCCGAGGTCTTCCACCGGGCCATCCGGGAAAAGGGGGTGGCGCTGGACCTGGAAGCCCTCCTCGCCCTGGACCAGGAGGTCCAGGAGCTGAAAAAGCGCCTCCAGGAGGTCCAGACCGAGCGCAACCAGGTAGCCAAGCGGGTCCCGAAGGCCCCCCCGGAGGAGAAGGAGGCCCTCATCGCCCGGGGCAGGGCCCTGGGGGAGGAGGCGAAGCGGCTGGAGGAGGCCCTAAGGGAGAAGGAGGCGCAGCTTGAGGCCCTCCTCCTCCAGGTCCCCCTCCCCCCCTGGCCCGGGGCGCCCGTGGGGGGGGAGGAGGCGAACCGGGAGATCAAGCGGGTGGGGAGCCCGCCGGAGTTTTCCTTCCCTCCTTTGGACCACGTGGCCCTCATGGAGAAAAACGGCTGGTGGGAGCCCAGGATCAGCCAGGTCTCGGGAAGCCGCTCCTACGCCCTCAAAGGGGACCTCGCCCTTTACGAGCTCGCCCTCCTCCGCTTCGCCATGGACTTCATGGCGCGGCGGGGCTTCCTCCCCATGACCCTCCCCTCCTACGCCCGGGAGAAGGCCTTCCTCGGCACCGGCCACTTCCCCGCTTACCGCGACCAGGTCTGGGCCATCGCCGAGACCGACCTCTACCTCACGGGCACCGCCGAGGTGGTCCTGAACGCCCTCCACTCCGGGGAGATCCTCCCCTACGAGGCCCTTCCTTTGCGCTACGCCGGCTACGCCCCCGCCTTCCGCTCCGAGGCGGGAAGCTTCGGAAAGGACGTGCGGGGGCTCATGCGGGTCCACCAGTTCCACAAGGTGGAGCAGTACGTCCTCACCGAGGCCAGCCTCGAGGCCTCCGACCGGGCCTTCCAGGAACTCCTGGAAAACGCCGAGGAGATCCTGCGGCTTCTAGAGCTCCCCTACCGCCTGGTGGAGGTGGCCACAGGGGACATGGGCCCGGGGAAGTGGCGGCAGGTGGACGTTGAGGTCTATCTGCCCTCGGAGGGGCGGTACCGGGAAACCCACTCCTGCTCGGCCCTTCTGGACTGGCAGGCCCGGCGGGCGAACCTCCGCTACCGCGACCCCGAAGGCCGGGTCCGGTACGCCTACACCCTGAACAACACCGCCCTCGCCACCCCCCGCATCCTGGCCATGCTCCTGGAAAACCACCAGCTCCAAGACGGCCGGGTGCGGGTGCCCAAGGCCCTCGTCCCCTACATGGGCAAGGAGGTGCTGGAGCCGTGCGGATAG
- the gatC gene encoding Asp-tRNA(Asn)/Glu-tRNA(Gln) amidotransferase subunit GatC, protein MELSPELLRKLETLAKIRLSPEEEALLLQDLKRILDFVDALPRVEEGGAEEALGRLREDEPRPSLPQAEALALAPEAEDGFFRVPPVLE, encoded by the coding sequence ATGGAGCTGTCTCCTGAGCTTCTCCGCAAGCTGGAAACCCTGGCCAAAATCCGCCTATCCCCCGAGGAAGAGGCCCTGCTTTTGCAGGACCTCAAGCGGATCCTGGACTTCGTGGACGCCCTTCCCCGGGTGGAGGAAGGGGGAGCGGAGGAGGCCCTAGGCCGCCTGAGGGAGGACGAGCCCAGGCCCTCCCTGCCCCAGGCCGAGGCCCTGGCCCTGGCCCCCGAGGCGGAGGACGGCTTCTTCCGCGTGCCCCCCGTTCTGGAGTAG
- a CDS encoding DUF554 domain-containing protein: MELTLLDKLSGTLANAATVALGTGLGLVLRGRLPERMARIMVQGVGLTTLFIGLSMAQALGKAKGGAVDGVVLGLVALVLGGLLGEWARLEEGLEGLGERIKRAVRGGGSFTEGFVAASLLFCVGPMTLLGAIQNGLTGDASLLFLKATLDGLSAIALTSSFGVGVGFSVLVILLYQGGVALLAGTLSQALPDPAQDPRVLLVTGVGGLMILGIGINLLGLTRVRVASFLPALLLAPLVWALADRLG; the protein is encoded by the coding sequence ATGGAGCTCACCCTTCTGGACAAGCTTTCGGGAACCCTGGCGAACGCCGCCACCGTGGCCCTAGGCACGGGGCTCGGCCTCGTCCTAAGGGGAAGGCTTCCCGAGCGGATGGCCCGGATCATGGTGCAAGGGGTGGGGCTCACCACCCTCTTCATCGGCCTCTCCATGGCCCAGGCCCTGGGGAAGGCGAAGGGCGGGGCGGTGGACGGGGTGGTCCTGGGGCTTGTCGCCCTGGTCCTGGGGGGGCTTCTCGGGGAGTGGGCTAGGCTGGAGGAGGGCCTCGAGGGCCTCGGGGAGAGGATCAAGCGGGCGGTGCGGGGCGGGGGAAGCTTCACCGAGGGCTTCGTGGCGGCAAGCCTCCTCTTCTGCGTGGGGCCCATGACCCTCCTCGGGGCCATCCAAAACGGCCTCACGGGAGACGCGAGCCTCCTCTTCCTCAAGGCCACCCTGGACGGCCTCTCCGCCATCGCCCTCACCAGCTCCTTCGGCGTAGGGGTGGGCTTCAGCGTTTTGGTCATCCTCCTCTACCAGGGGGGCGTGGCCCTCCTGGCAGGCACCTTGAGCCAAGCCCTCCCCGACCCCGCGCAAGACCCCAGGGTCCTCCTCGTGACCGGGGTGGGTGGGCTCATGATCCTGGGCATCGGCATCAACCTCTTAGGGCTCACCCGGGTGCGGGTGGCCTCCTTCCTCCCCGCCCTGCTCCTCGCCCCCTTGGTCTGGGCCCTCGCGGACCGCCTCGGCTAA
- the mnmD gene encoding tRNA (5-methylaminomethyl-2-thiouridine)(34)-methyltransferase MnmD — MELRLTQDGTPTLFHPGYGEAYHPRQGALLQARRLYLEKTLTHLHPAPRVLEVGFGLGVNFRVALESALLRGVRLSYLAVEREPLPRELLAQIPLPLPRAEEVFADLLRAWPIPSFQGPWGELRVLFLDVREAVLPSCWATAVYLDPFSPKANPEAWSLPVLLKLRKSLKRGGRLATYSAQGAFRRALREAGFAVHRVPGVGKREWTVGIARGAPPG, encoded by the coding sequence ATGGAGCTTCGCCTCACCCAAGACGGCACCCCCACCCTCTTCCACCCGGGGTACGGGGAGGCCTACCACCCGAGGCAGGGGGCCCTCCTCCAGGCGCGTAGGCTCTACCTGGAGAAGACCCTCACCCACCTCCACCCCGCCCCCCGGGTCTTGGAGGTGGGCTTCGGGCTTGGGGTGAACTTCCGGGTGGCCCTGGAAAGCGCCCTGTTGCGGGGGGTGCGGCTTTCCTACCTGGCGGTGGAGCGGGAGCCCTTGCCCAGGGAGCTCCTGGCGCAAATCCCCCTCCCCTTGCCCCGGGCGGAAGAGGTCTTCGCCGACCTCCTTAGGGCCTGGCCTATCCCTTCCTTCCAGGGGCCCTGGGGGGAGCTTCGGGTCCTCTTCCTGGACGTGCGGGAGGCGGTCCTGCCCTCCTGCTGGGCCACGGCGGTCTACCTGGACCCCTTCAGCCCCAAGGCCAACCCCGAGGCCTGGTCCCTCCCCGTCCTCCTCAAGCTCCGGAAGAGCCTGAAGCGGGGCGGGAGGCTCGCCACCTACTCCGCCCAGGGGGCCTTCAGGCGGGCCCTCCGGGAGGCGGGGTTCGCCGTGCACCGGGTTCCGGGGGTGGGGAAGCGGGAGTGGACGGTGGGTATCGCGCGAGGAGCTCCTCCCGGCTGA
- a CDS encoding polysaccharide deacetylase family protein: protein MVELFGAVLLLFGLSDLLFRFLGLGAYAHGSRREPKVALTFDDGPSERTEALLALLARHGVKATFFLTGEKARARPDLVEAIKRAGHQVEDHGEWHRPLWLFLPWVEWRHMAQNPGRYYRPPHGLHTPFTRLFARLLGKRVVLWDLESKDWLNLPPEELAERLLFYLRPGSIVLLHDGPERTLRLLERALPEMLRLGYRPTTLDDLAPLPLTPRLALIRGLQGFEERYNAKHRVARAGLGPFDLFRIEKKPFPGPALPGLPPGVPAFELHLESQRLMELTPFEAVRHLRRSLGKVAERVAEDPEVRLVYGYTYLADGGRILGLKTQDLPFWPRLVAGLASAWFLWLYRGELPKRKRPPARMAYLSREELLARYPPSTPASPPPEPGARRTPPPGGPA from the coding sequence ATGGTGGAGCTTTTCGGCGCCGTTCTCCTCCTCTTTGGCCTCTCCGACCTCCTCTTCCGCTTCCTGGGCTTAGGGGCCTACGCCCACGGAAGCCGGCGGGAGCCCAAGGTGGCCCTCACCTTTGACGACGGCCCCTCGGAAAGGACGGAGGCCCTCCTCGCCCTCCTCGCCCGGCACGGGGTCAAGGCCACCTTTTTCCTCACCGGGGAAAAAGCCCGGGCCAGGCCGGACCTGGTGGAGGCCATAAAGCGGGCAGGCCACCAGGTGGAGGACCACGGGGAGTGGCACCGCCCCCTTTGGCTTTTCCTCCCCTGGGTGGAGTGGCGGCACATGGCCCAAAACCCCGGGCGCTACTACCGCCCCCCTCACGGCCTCCACACCCCCTTCACCCGCCTCTTCGCCCGGCTTTTGGGGAAGCGGGTCGTCCTTTGGGACCTGGAAAGCAAGGACTGGCTGAACCTCCCCCCCGAGGAGCTCGCCGAACGGCTTCTCTTCTACCTGCGCCCCGGGTCCATCGTCCTCCTCCACGACGGGCCGGAGCGCACCCTGAGGCTTTTGGAGCGGGCCCTGCCGGAGATGCTCCGCCTGGGGTACCGGCCCACCACCCTGGACGACCTCGCCCCTTTGCCCCTCACCCCGAGGCTCGCCCTCATCCGGGGCCTCCAGGGGTTTGAGGAGCGCTACAACGCCAAGCACCGGGTGGCCCGGGCGGGGCTTGGCCCCTTTGACCTTTTCCGGATAGAGAAGAAGCCCTTCCCCGGCCCCGCCCTTCCCGGGCTTCCCCCGGGCGTCCCCGCCTTTGAGCTCCACCTGGAGAGCCAGAGGCTTATGGAACTCACCCCCTTTGAGGCGGTCCGCCACCTGCGGCGAAGCCTCGGGAAGGTGGCGGAGAGGGTGGCCGAAGACCCCGAGGTGCGCCTCGTCTACGGGTACACCTACCTGGCGGACGGGGGGAGGATCCTGGGCCTAAAGACCCAAGACCTCCCCTTCTGGCCGAGGCTTGTGGCGGGGCTCGCCAGCGCCTGGTTCCTTTGGCTCTACCGGGGGGAGCTCCCCAAGCGGAAAAGGCCCCCGGCCCGGATGGCCTACCTCAGCCGGGAGGAGCTCCTCGCGCGATACCCACCGTCCACTCCCGCTTCCCCACCCCCGGAACCCGGTGCACGGCGAACCCCGCCTCCCGGAGGGCCCGCCTGA
- a CDS encoding MFS transporter: MFRFLPWRREGLSALLRLVLVVGLLEGVRSGYFAGLLPFYAPEHLGLGPAAFTLAFTLHQLAENLSKAAGGLLAERLGYGLTVTLAAATGLLALLLTPRADSAWILWTLGALWGLTFSSLYPGLMTLASRIARPGMDARALAFTLSLVMPWVGLGLVGVGQVAQRHPLQALYLLLAAQGLALLVALSLVRFRIPVPPPSRERYPLYRLLLFVPAAFGQTFAPGLVSLFLLRFAKEELGLEPLALGGLLVLGGGAAFLLLPFTGRLVDRRGYQAALVLGLFLLALVMARLGTGPHPYELPAAALLGGLGFSLFLPGWNGLLAKNLPQENRAAIWGSLMTVEGLGLALGPVAGGLLWEAFGLRAPFLAGSGIFLALSLLYLLLFRVRGLWRR; encoded by the coding sequence GTGTTTCGCTTCCTCCCGTGGCGGCGGGAAGGGCTTTCCGCCCTTCTCCGCCTCGTCCTCGTGGTGGGCCTCCTGGAGGGGGTGCGGAGCGGCTACTTCGCCGGGCTGCTCCCCTTTTACGCCCCGGAGCACCTGGGGCTGGGGCCCGCCGCCTTCACCCTGGCCTTTACCCTGCACCAGCTCGCGGAAAACCTCTCCAAGGCCGCAGGGGGGCTCCTGGCGGAGCGGCTCGGCTACGGGCTCACGGTGACCCTGGCCGCCGCCACGGGCCTCCTCGCCCTCCTCCTCACCCCAAGGGCGGACTCGGCCTGGATCCTTTGGACCCTCGGGGCCCTATGGGGCCTCACCTTCTCCTCCCTCTACCCCGGCCTCATGACCCTGGCGAGCCGCATCGCCCGCCCCGGGATGGACGCCCGGGCCCTGGCCTTCACCCTGAGCCTGGTGATGCCCTGGGTGGGGCTCGGCCTCGTGGGGGTGGGCCAGGTGGCCCAAAGGCACCCCCTCCAGGCCCTCTACCTCCTCCTCGCCGCCCAAGGGCTCGCCCTCCTCGTGGCCTTAAGCCTGGTGCGCTTCCGCATCCCCGTCCCGCCCCCCTCCAGGGAGCGCTACCCCCTTTACCGCCTCCTCCTCTTCGTGCCCGCGGCCTTCGGCCAAACCTTCGCCCCGGGGCTCGTCTCCCTCTTCCTCCTGCGCTTCGCCAAGGAGGAGCTCGGCCTCGAGCCCCTGGCCCTGGGGGGCCTCCTCGTCCTGGGGGGCGGGGCGGCCTTCCTCCTCCTCCCCTTCACGGGCCGCCTGGTGGACCGGAGGGGCTACCAGGCGGCCCTCGTCCTCGGGCTTTTCCTCCTCGCCCTGGTCATGGCCCGGCTCGGCACCGGGCCCCACCCCTACGAGCTTCCCGCCGCCGCCCTCCTTGGGGGCCTCGGGTTCAGCCTCTTCCTCCCCGGGTGGAACGGGCTTCTGGCCAAAAACCTGCCCCAGGAGAACCGGGCCGCCATCTGGGGTAGCCTCATGACCGTGGAGGGGCTCGGCCTCGCCCTGGGCCCGGTGGCGGGCGGGCTCTTGTGGGAGGCCTTCGGCCTCCGGGCGCCCTTTCTCGCGGGCTCGGGCATCTTCCTGGCCCTTAGCCTCCTCTACCTCCTCCTCTTCCGCGTGCGCGGGCTCTGGAGGCGGTGA
- a CDS encoding glycosyltransferase family 2 protein, with translation MRVSVVIPARNEEAYLPSALEAVLAQTLPPFEVIVVDNASTDRTREVAEAFGARVVFCGRKGVAYARQAGLLAARGEWVAMTDADSLPTPRWLERLAHKAPGAVAVYGPLRFYGVSPLEAAFSEWGYRAFLNLMALLGRPNLAGANMMVLKEAALKVGGFPEVEAREDVLLGWRLKALGPVRYARDALVLTSARRLQGGWGRFLLRQARNLLGDPRGYFGEAGERER, from the coding sequence GTGCGCGTCAGCGTGGTGATTCCCGCCCGGAACGAGGAGGCCTACCTGCCCTCCGCCCTGGAGGCGGTCTTGGCCCAGACCCTTCCGCCCTTTGAGGTCATCGTGGTGGACAACGCCTCCACCGACCGCACCCGGGAGGTGGCCGAGGCCTTTGGGGCGCGGGTGGTCTTCTGCGGCAGGAAAGGGGTGGCCTACGCCCGCCAGGCGGGGCTTTTGGCGGCGCGGGGGGAGTGGGTGGCCATGACCGACGCCGACTCCCTGCCCACGCCCCGCTGGCTGGAGAGGCTCGCCCATAAGGCCCCGGGGGCGGTGGCCGTCTACGGCCCCTTGCGCTTCTATGGGGTCTCCCCCTTGGAGGCCGCCTTCTCCGAGTGGGGCTACCGGGCCTTCCTCAACCTCATGGCCCTCCTGGGGCGGCCCAACCTCGCCGGGGCCAACATGATGGTCCTGAAGGAGGCGGCCCTGAAGGTGGGGGGCTTCCCCGAGGTGGAGGCGAGGGAAGACGTCCTCTTGGGCTGGAGGCTCAAGGCCCTGGGCCCCGTGCGCTACGCGAGGGACGCCCTCGTCCTCACCTCCGCCCGCAGGCTCCAGGGAGGGTGGGGGCGGTTCCTCCTGAGGCAGGCTAGAAACCTCCTGGGCGATCCTCGAGGCTACTTCGGGGAAGCCGGGGAAAGGGAAAGATGA
- a CDS encoding glycosyltransferase family 4 protein — protein sequence MRLYRVGLFTDVYFPNPNGVTTSVYLLLRELRRMGHEAWVIAPAHPEAPENEEGVVRVPSVAYPFYEGQQIALPSARHLPTEFELVHTHTPLTLGVWGLRIARNKNLPHVSTFHTHYEKYAHYVPGLAFLDKYTGIVPRLAKAFYNRVEVVIAPTEPVKRLAESYGIERPIRVIPTGIDNRLLEEAPLPSPSPWPEGKRRLITVGRLGKEKSFDVVLKAVAELAKEEDVFLVHIGEGPELPHLKALAKELGIADRVLFLGPVPYRKIGGYYRLAELFLFASETETQGLVIWEAQAMGVPVVAVGAEGVLEGVEDGKTGFLVPPGDFRALAEKALELLKDEERRRRFSLQARAFALKRSAETIAEQIVAVYDEASEILRVEPRRLIFPFPRLPRSSLEDRPGGF from the coding sequence ATGCGCCTCTACCGCGTGGGGCTCTTCACCGACGTCTACTTTCCCAACCCCAACGGGGTGACCACGAGCGTCTACCTTCTCCTGAGGGAACTCCGGCGGATGGGCCACGAGGCCTGGGTCATCGCCCCGGCCCACCCCGAGGCCCCGGAGAACGAGGAGGGGGTGGTGCGGGTCCCCTCCGTGGCCTACCCCTTCTACGAGGGGCAGCAGATCGCCCTCCCCTCCGCCCGACACCTGCCCACGGAGTTTGAGCTCGTCCACACCCACACCCCTCTGACCCTCGGGGTCTGGGGCTTGAGGATCGCCCGTAACAAAAACCTCCCCCACGTCTCCACCTTCCACACCCACTACGAGAAGTACGCCCACTACGTGCCGGGCCTCGCCTTTTTGGACAAGTACACGGGCATCGTGCCCCGCCTGGCCAAGGCCTTCTACAACCGGGTGGAGGTGGTCATCGCCCCCACCGAGCCCGTGAAGCGCCTGGCGGAAAGCTACGGCATAGAGCGCCCCATCCGGGTCATCCCCACCGGCATAGACAACCGCCTCCTGGAAGAGGCCCCCCTTCCCTCCCCCTCCCCTTGGCCCGAGGGGAAGAGGCGCCTCATCACCGTGGGGCGGCTGGGGAAGGAGAAGAGCTTTGACGTGGTCCTCAAGGCCGTGGCGGAGCTCGCCAAGGAGGAGGACGTCTTCCTGGTGCACATCGGGGAGGGCCCCGAGCTTCCCCACCTCAAGGCCCTCGCCAAGGAACTCGGGATCGCCGACCGGGTCCTCTTCCTGGGCCCCGTGCCCTACCGGAAGATCGGGGGATACTACCGCCTGGCCGAGCTCTTCCTCTTCGCCAGCGAAACGGAGACCCAGGGCCTGGTGATCTGGGAGGCCCAGGCCATGGGGGTCCCGGTGGTGGCGGTGGGGGCGGAGGGGGTTCTGGAAGGGGTGGAGGACGGGAAGACGGGCTTCCTGGTGCCGCCGGGGGACTTCCGGGCCCTGGCGGAAAAGGCCCTGGAGCTTCTCAAAGACGAGGAGCGGCGCAGGCGCTTCAGCCTGCAGGCCCGGGCCTTCGCCCTAAAGCGCTCAGCGGAAACCATCGCCGAGCAGATCGTGGCCGTCTACGACGAGGCGAGCGAGATCCTGCGGGTGGAGCCGAGAAGGCTCATCTTTCCCTTTCCCCGGCTTCCCCGAAGTAGCCTCGAGGATCGCCCAGGAGGTTTCTAG
- a CDS encoding IS630-like element ISTth6 family transposase (programmed frameshift) produces MAAPLRIQLTPEEDRLLLELSLDPRTHKKTRLWAMMVRLAAEGWTAPKIAQHFHKDRTTVYLVLRRFLREGLQGLAYRKPPGAPRKFTPEMAAFVEERLAEDRVWTAPQLAAALAERFGVRLAPKVVARHLRAMGYVWRRTRYVPLGKPTEEEVKAFAEEEEEGKKGAEEGVMEVGYLDESGFSLTLPPTYAWGRRGEAKGVPRAWGSRGRVNVVGHLVRGREGERLFFALLEGPVRWEVVRGYLDRVAEGLAKPLKVFMDNAPFHRSREVEGRKEAWRERGLMVAYLPRYSPHLNPMESVWRRVKGFLMPRRHYGSVEELKEAVAQALKALGGVELKILGEGT; encoded by the exons ATGGCGGCCCCACTTCGGATCCAGCTGACCCCTGAGGAGGACCGGCTCCTCCTGGAGCTCTCCCTGGACCCAAGGACCCACAAGAAGACCCGCCTGTGGGCCATGATGGTCCGCCTGGCGGCCGAGGGCTGGACCGCTCCAAAGATCGCCCAGCACTTCCACAAGGACCGCACCACGGTCTACCTCGTCCTCCGGCGCTTCTTGAGGGAGGGTCTCCAGGGCCTCGCCTACCGCAAACCCCCGGGAGCTCCCAGGAAGTTCACCCCCGAGATGGCCGCCTTCGTGGAGGAAAGGCTGGCCGAGGATAGGGTCTGGACCGCCCCGCAGCTTGCGGCAGCCCTAGCCGAGCGCTTCGGGGTCCGCCTGGCCCCCAAGGTGGTGGCCCGGCACCTGAGGGCCATGGGGTACGTGTGGCGACGGACGCGGTACGTGCCTCTGGGAAAGCCCACGGAGGAAGAGGTGAAGGCTTTCGCGGAGGAGGAAGAGGAAG GCAAAAAGGGGGCGGAGGAGGGGGTGATGGAGGTGGGGTACCTGGATGAGAGCGGGTTTTCCCTGACCCTTCCCCCTACCTACGCCTGGGGTCGGAGGGGGGAGGCCAAGGGGGTGCCCCGGGCCTGGGGTTCCCGGGGGCGGGTGAACGTGGTGGGGCACTTGGTGCGGGGACGGGAGGGGGAGCGGCTTTTCTTTGCCCTTTTGGAGGGGCCGGTGCGGTGGGAGGTGGTGCGGGGGTATCTGGACCGGGTGGCCGAAGGTTTAGCCAAGCCCCTGAAGGTGTTCATGGACAACGCGCCCTTCCACCGGTCCCGGGAGGTGGAGGGGAGGAAGGAGGCGTGGCGGGAGCGGGGGCTTATGGTGGCCTACCTGCCGCGGTACAGCCCGCATCTGAACCCCATGGAGAGCGTCTGGCGGCGGGTGAAGGGGTTTTTGATGCCGAGGCGGCACTACGGGAGCGTGGAGGAGCTTAAGGAGGCGGTGGCGCAGGCCCTGAAAGCCCTGGGGGGTGTGGAGTTGAAAATCTTGGGGGAGGGGACTTAA
- a CDS encoding glycosyltransferase family 2 protein: MSERVCAVIVTYNRKALLRECLKAVLSQTRPPDHVLVVDNASTDGTPEMLQEEFPQVEVLRLPENQGGAGGFHEGMKRAYEQGFDWLWLMDDDTIPKAKALEALLEAARLPLDPRPRVLASRQLLPNGLPHPTTAFVNPTDPRHPFLWLRLRPRYRPIRWALFTSVLLHRSLVEEHGLPHKAFFIWEDDLEYTARALRRGLGLQVRDSEVIHKSASKPYISATTGENRLFYGVRNRIWVLRSPAFGPLGKAFLALQLLFGLLTYLAFHPSRKSLQEIGRALRAGLTTSPC, from the coding sequence ATGAGTGAACGGGTCTGCGCCGTGATCGTCACCTACAACCGGAAGGCGCTCCTGCGGGAGTGCCTCAAGGCCGTCCTCTCCCAGACCCGCCCCCCGGACCACGTCCTGGTGGTGGACAACGCTTCCACCGACGGCACCCCCGAGATGCTCCAAGAAGAGTTCCCCCAGGTGGAGGTCCTCCGCCTCCCCGAAAACCAGGGCGGGGCCGGGGGGTTCCACGAGGGAATGAAGCGGGCCTACGAGCAGGGCTTTGACTGGCTCTGGCTCATGGACGACGACACCATCCCTAAGGCTAAGGCCCTCGAGGCCCTGCTGGAAGCCGCGCGCCTCCCCCTGGACCCGAGGCCCCGGGTCCTGGCGAGCCGCCAGCTCCTGCCCAACGGCCTCCCCCACCCCACCACCGCCTTCGTCAACCCCACGGACCCGAGGCACCCCTTCCTCTGGCTCCGCCTAAGGCCCCGTTACAGGCCCATCCGCTGGGCCCTCTTCACCTCGGTCCTCCTGCACCGGAGCCTGGTGGAGGAACACGGCCTGCCCCACAAGGCCTTCTTCATATGGGAGGACGACCTGGAGTACACCGCCCGCGCCCTGCGCCGGGGGCTCGGCCTCCAGGTGCGGGACAGCGAGGTCATTCACAAAAGCGCCAGCAAGCCCTACATCTCCGCCACCACCGGGGAGAACCGCCTCTTCTACGGGGTGCGGAACCGGATCTGGGTGCTCCGAAGCCCGGCCTTCGGGCCCCTGGGAAAGGCCTTCCTCGCGCTCCAGCTCCTTTTCGGCCTCCTCACCTACCTGGCCTTCCACCCAAGCCGGAAAAGCCTACAGGAAATCGGCCGGGCCCTCCGGGCCGGGCTTACCACGTCCCCGTGCTAA
- the glf gene encoding UDP-galactopyranose mutase — protein MKVDYLIVGAGFTGATLAERLAAAGKRVLVVDRRDHIGGNAYDEMDPHGVLVHRYGPHIFHTNSKKVFDYLSRFTEWRPYYHRVRAVVEGKEVPLPFSLATLRALFSPKLADRLEEKLIARFGYGARVPILRLREEEDPDLRFLADYVYKNVFEGYTLKQWGLRPEELSPSVTARVPVLVSHDTRYFQDAYQAMPKEGYTALFRRMLAHPNIKLLLQADWKEVEGEVKFARLVFTGPIDEFFGYLHGPLPYRSLRFRMELHPGPWAQEVGTVNYPNEHPYTRVTEFKHLTGQDYLPHSTLCYEYPEAYEPGRNEPYYPVPREENEERYRLYLEEAKKLKGVYFAGRLGDYRYYNMDQAVARALKLFEEIVHE, from the coding sequence ATGAAGGTGGACTACCTGATCGTGGGCGCGGGCTTCACCGGGGCCACCCTGGCGGAGAGGCTCGCCGCCGCAGGCAAGCGGGTTCTGGTGGTGGACAGGAGGGACCACATCGGGGGCAACGCCTACGACGAAATGGACCCCCACGGCGTCCTCGTCCACCGCTACGGACCCCACATCTTCCACACCAACAGCAAAAAGGTCTTTGACTACCTCTCCCGCTTCACCGAGTGGCGCCCCTACTACCACCGCGTCCGCGCCGTGGTGGAGGGCAAGGAGGTTCCCCTCCCCTTTAGCCTCGCCACCCTCCGCGCCCTCTTCTCCCCAAAGCTCGCCGACCGCCTGGAAGAAAAGCTCATCGCCCGCTTCGGCTACGGCGCCCGCGTCCCCATCCTCCGCCTCCGGGAAGAAGAAGACCCCGACCTCCGCTTCCTCGCCGACTACGTCTACAAAAACGTCTTTGAAGGCTACACCCTCAAGCAGTGGGGCCTGCGCCCCGAGGAACTCTCCCCTTCCGTGACCGCTCGGGTCCCCGTCCTGGTGAGCCACGACACCCGTTACTTCCAGGACGCCTACCAGGCCATGCCCAAGGAGGGCTACACCGCCCTCTTCCGCAGGATGCTCGCCCATCCCAACATCAAGCTCCTCCTCCAAGCCGATTGGAAGGAGGTGGAAGGGGAGGTCAAGTTTGCGCGCCTCGTCTTCACCGGGCCCATTGACGAGTTCTTCGGCTACCTCCACGGGCCCCTCCCCTACCGTTCCCTCCGCTTCCGGATGGAACTCCACCCAGGCCCCTGGGCCCAGGAGGTGGGCACGGTGAACTACCCCAACGAGCACCCCTACACCCGGGTCACGGAGTTCAAGCACCTCACGGGCCAGGACTACCTCCCCCACTCCACCCTCTGCTACGAGTACCCCGAGGCCTACGAGCCCGGGAGGAACGAGCCCTACTACCCCGTCCCCAGGGAGGAGAACGAGGAACGCTACCGGCTCTACCTGGAGGAGGCCAAGAAGCTCAAGGGCGTCTACTTCGCAGGAAGGCTCGGCGACTACCGCTACTACAACATGGACCAGGCGGTGGCCCGGGCCCTGAAGCTCTTTGAGGAGATCGTCCATGAGTGA